A window of the Helianthus annuus cultivar XRQ/B chromosome 4, HanXRQr2.0-SUNRISE, whole genome shotgun sequence genome harbors these coding sequences:
- the LOC110935553 gene encoding uncharacterized protein LOC110935553, with amino-acid sequence MRIHPLKKRIWIGAWPMRLRRRWCRRWRTGGCVRRPKMQGKAVENGPMLLRLPGVEVAKAFTPHLLVGSRCRLQLPENWCNDFGGFLMCAIFTHKLYGSDCVWIRMNEATSDTNAQDDVVWEESVRDKYRSTWVWYISFGSLRHTTWWDQTHKALLLNIEKSRCTSFGIRLIGKKSRSGLTGISIDSSSDYTSKFKIEHDSKSSLTISLTAYAQGLY; translated from the exons ATGCGGATTCACCCATTGAAGAAACGGATTTGGATCGGCGCATGGCCCATGCGGTTGCGGCGGAGGTGGTGTCGGAGATGGAGGACGGGTGGATGCGTAAGGAGACCGAAAATGCAG GGAAAGGCTGTTGAAAATGGCCCTATGCTTCTCCGACTTCCTGGCGTTGAGGTTGCAAAGGCATTCACACCTCATCTACTTGTAGGAAGTAGATGTAGATTGCAACTTCCAGAAAATTGGTGCAATGACTTTGGCGGTTTTTTAATGTGTGCAATTTTCACACATAAGTTGTACGGGAGTGATTGTGTATGGATAAGAATGAATGAGGCGACGAGTGATACAAATGCTCAAGATGATGTGGTTTGGGAGGAGAGTGTTCGTGATAAGTATAGAAGTACTTGGGTGTGGTATATATCATTTGGTTCATTGAGACACACTACATGGTGGGATCAAACACACAAAGCTCTTTTGCttaacattgaaaaatcaagatGTACCAGTTTTGGCATTCGACTCATTGGCAAGAAAAGTAGAAGTGGTCTAACAGGAATATCAATAGATTCTTCTTCTGATTATACATCTAAGTTCAAGATTGAACATGACTCAAAGTCGTCATTAACGATCTCCTTAACTGCTTATGCCCAGGGTCTATATTAA
- the LOC110934300 gene encoding uncharacterized protein LOC110934300: MCNCPVGDRVKYAAGTLEDGALTWWNSQVQLLGIEAANATTWDDFKELMREEYCPRDEIQKLENEYNDLKMVGSEIEAYVKRSYELADLCPNLSRHMPRRIELFIKGLPPRVKGLVTAANLNNLTQIVRLAHKIVDQEVESNSLPPRISSTTTAATTSTAPTTDGKRKWNDMDKGSNSAQPQKKTDTSSNRSFSQSSSVNQNQSNKSGQGSYAGKLPLCNKCNYHHNGQCARVCHRCNRSGHVARDCRATLPAQQQPS, from the coding sequence ATGTGTAATTGTCCggttggggacagagtgaagtatgctgcGGGCAcgctcgaggatggtgccctgacatggtggaattcCCAGGTTCAGCTATTGGGcattgaggcggcgaacgccactacgtgggatgactttaaagagttgatgagggaggaatattgtcctcgtgatgaaatACAGAAATTAGAAAATGAGTACAATGATCTGAAAATGGTGGggtctgagattgaagcatacgtgaagcggtcgtatgagttggctgacttgtgCCCGAATTTGTCTCGACATATGCCTCGAAGAATTGAGTTGTTTatcaaggggttacctccacgggtgaagggtttggttactgcgGCAAACCTTAATAACTTAACTCAGATTGTTCGTTTAGCTCACAAGATCGTtgatcaggaggtggagagcAATTCGCTGCCACCCCGTATTTCTAGTACTACTACAGCCGCTACTACTTCCACTGCACCTACTACTGATGGCaagcgtaagtggaacgatatggacaaggggtccaactctgcacagcctcagaagaagacggatactaGCAGCAACCGCAGTTTCAGCCAGTCATCGTCAGTAAATCAAAACCAGAGTAACAagtcagggcagggatcatatgcggggaagctacctttgtgcaacaagtgtaactatcatcacaaCGGGCAGTGTGCTCGGGTTTGTCATCGGTGTAACCGATCAGGGCACGtggctagggattgtagggctacacttccagctcagcagcagccatcatag
- the LOC110932752 gene encoding TMV resistance protein N-like → MEERVDVAVVGWRIWVRVGVVWGGERSRLRVWGGGGGYGVEERGGGGGFKYLKLITQFSLVCGYNKLSIYRICRHESQFIKKVVDTILDRLFALNSCVDECLVGMRTRFQGLKSLLDIGSGCVRMVGIWGVGGGGKTTLATSVYMEMSQHFQGHCILENVREDTSKHGLKKLQENILSSLFKKEVNVYSLIEGKHKMKSMLCCRKVLVVLDDVDELGQLEALAGKHNWFGSGSRIIITTRDEHLLRTHRVDHVYPIALLSNDDATQLFKRHAYNEKEPIEDYDKFSLRAVSYASGHPLSLKVLGSFLYDKNKNEWISALEKLKDIPNPNVMNIIKTSYDGLESYEKELFLDIACFFRRWNADRVVQILEASGFHPKIGMKVLIQKALITIVDDIIDMHDVLEEMGHYIVRGEHPNNPEKHSRLWIDKEIKELCFKDERMEYDKTEAIIYAGEDGTSCLCKIVSKMKKLRLLCVTTLDDLENVEGTNFLSNELQYISWFNYPASPFPDNFQPMKLAVLELSYNKQKELWKGYKVIHYSFLLKVFLAFFLTMENFIHKHNHIQHLKFFSLL, encoded by the exons ATGGAGGAGAGGGTGGATGTGGCGGTTGTGGGGTGGAGGATATGGGTGAGAGTCGGCGTTGTTTGGGGAGGTGAGAGGTCGAGGTTGCGGGTATGGGGTGGAGGAGGCGGCTATGGGGTAGAAGAGAGAGGTGGAGGCGGTGGCT TTAAATATCTCAAACTTATAACTCAGTTCTCTTTAGTTTGTGGATataataaattatccatatatcGAATATGCAGGCATGAATCACAATTCATCAAAAAAGTTGTCGATACAATTTTGGATAGGCTCTTCGCGTTAAATTCATGTGTAGATGAATGTCTTGTTGGAATGAGGACTCGCTTCCAAGGTTTGAAATCATTATTAGACATTGGATCAGGTTGTGTGCGTATGGTTGGGATATGGGGGGTTGGGGGCGGTGGTAAGACTACTCTTGCTACTTCCGTTTATATGGAAATGTCTCAACATTTTCAAGGTCACTGTATTTTGGAGAATGTTAGAGAGGATACAAGCAAACATGGCTTAAAGAAACTACAAGAGAATATTTTATCATCTCTTTTCAAGAAAGAAGTGAACGTCTATAGTCTTATCGAAGGAAAACACaagatgaaaagtatgttatGTTGTAGAAAAGTGTTGGTAGTTCTTGATGATGTCGATGAACTTGGCCAACTAGAGGCGTTAGCTGGAAAACATAATTGGTTTGGTAGTGGAAGCAGAATAATAATCACAACTAGAGATGAACATTTGCTAAGAACCCATAGGGTAGACCACGTCTATCCTATCGCATTATTATCGAATGATGATGCTACTCAACTCTTTAAAAGGCATGCATATAACGAAAAAGAGCCTATAGAAGATTATGATAAATTTTCTCTACGTGCAGTATCTTATGCTTCTGGGCACCCCTTGTCACTTAAAGTTTTAGGTTCTTTTCTGTATGACAAAAATAAGAACGAGTGGATTAGTGCCTTGGAAAAGCTAAAAGACATCCCAAATCCAAATGTCATGAACATAATCAAAACTAGTTATGATGGACTTGAATCTTACGAGAAAGAGTTATTCTTAGATATTGCATGTTTCTTTAGACGGTGGAACGCGGATAGGGTAGTTCAGATACTTGAGGCTTCTGGTTTTCACCCTAAGATTGGGATGAAGGTGTTAATACAAAAAGCTCTTATAACAATTGTGGATGACATCATTGATATGCATGATGTACTAGAAGAAATGGGACACTACATTGTCAGAGGGGAACATCCGAACAATCCTGAAAAACATAGTAGACTCTGGATAGATAAAGAAATTAAAGAATTGTGTTTTAAGGATGAAAGAATG GAATACGACAAGACTGAAGCCATAATCTATGCAGGTGAAGATGGTACGTCATGCTTATGTAAGATTGTGTCAAAGATGAAGAAACTGAGGCTCCTTTGTGTGACTACACTTGATGATCTCGAGAATGTCGAAGGGACTAATTTTCTTTCAAATGAATTGCAATACATTTCCTGGTTTAATTATCCTGCCAGTCCATTTCCAGACAATTTTCAACCAATGAAGCTTGCTGTTCTAGAATTGTCTTACAACAAGCAAAAAGAACTTTGGAAGGGTTATAAGGTAATTCATTATAGTTTTTTGCTTAAAgtatttttagctttttttttaacAATGGAAAACTTTATACATAAACATAATCATATACAACATTTGAAATTTTTTAGTTTGTTATAA
- the LOC110935556 gene encoding uncharacterized protein LOC110935556 has translation MKNIKVLQMTSCNLQDGDIPYGIGELSNLQELDLCFNKFSRLDFNLSQLTRLKSLDVSCCDNLLELPELPSSLAIFTAYQCRSLTLVKDFSTKCKNLCQVSLAVEVEWSDRLLQSMLKGTSIENGCMHLQFSDLKIPKGFTPPLRRGGSCRLELPENWCNDFTGFLMCFVTSYAFYMIGCDISMKQESGMDFEDDRVWEESDGGRHTLVWYVSFGSLRHTTWYQTHNAVSLKIESHFRIQGLDRYDYGFGVRLVEKKSRSCQTETSTDSSSHYTPKIKIQHDSTSELKVSLHPYRRW, from the exons ATGAAAAACATAAAGGTTCTACAAATGACGTCTTGTAATCTACAAGATGGAGATATACCATATGGTATTGGTGAATTATCCAACTTACAAGAGTTAGATCTATGTTTTAACAAATTTTCACGGCTGGATTTCAACTTATCGCAACTTACACGACTCAAAAGTCTCGACGTGTCATGTTGTGACAATCTTCTTGAATTGCCCGAGCTCCCATCAAGTTTAGCAATTTTTACAGCATATCAATGCAGGTCACTCACACTTGTCAAAGATTTTAGCACAAAATGTAAAAACTTATGTCAAGTCTCACTTGCAGTTGAAGTTGAATGGAGTGACAGATTACTACAATCCATGCTTAAG GGAACAAGTATTGAAAATGGTTGTATGCATCTCCAATTTAGTGACCTTAAGATTCCAAAGGGGTTTACACCTCCTTTGCGTAGAGGAGGTAGTTGTAGATTGGAACTTCCAGAGAATTGGTGTAATGACTTCACTGGTTTCTTAATGTGCTTTGTTACTTCATATGCCTTCTACATGATTGGGTGTGATATAAGTATGAAGCAGGAAAGTGGTATGGATTTCGAAGATGATAGGGTTTGGGAGGAGAGTGATGGTGGTCGTCATACATTGGTGTGGTATGTTTCGTTTGGTTCATTAAGACACACTACTTGGTATCAAACACACAACGCGGTTTCTCTTAAAATTGAAAGTCATTTCCGTATACAAGGTCTAGATCGCTACGATTATGGTTTTGGAGTTAGACTCGTTGAGAAGAAAAGTAGAAGTTGTCAAACAGAAACATCAACAGATTCTTCTTCTCATTATACCCCTAAGATCAAAATTCAACATGACTCAACATCTGAACTAAAGGTATCCTTACATCCATATCGTCGGTGGTAA